ACAAGTGCAGTCATAAAGTTAAATGCATCCCGTTTTTGCTCATTGCAGTTGCCTGCCAGGAATGCAGAGCCCTCACACAAAAGGTTCGGGTTCAAAAATAGCCTGAAAACTCCTTGTGCTCGGGTTGGTGGAAGACTAATCTGGTAGGAGCAGTTTGGGAGAACATTCCTCTCAGCCTGCCCAGGTCCAAATGTGGGCATATGAGTGTGATTCACTGGCTGCACATGGTTTAGCAGGGTCTCCTCTCTGCACCCCCTGTGAGAGCCACTATTGCCCTGTAATTGTCAGTTTCTTTGTGTCACTCAGCTCTTTGGCAAGGTCACATGAAATCACACACCTTCCAGAGTAAACCAACAGTCCAACAAGCAATCATCCACTGACCTTACATAGGGCCTTCTctctgaggctgtctacactgcattctttttccagaaaaagatatgcaaattgcgagtcacaatttgtgtacctttttcagcttttttttttttcaggaagaggcttttctgacatttggcccccatctacatggggggaaaacctccttttttggaagatcccttattcctcataaaatgaggaatccCGAGCTTCCGAAAGAACGCtcccgctttttcggaaactattctgaaaaagcggacgtgttctcTGCAGTCTCGACATACCCTGACTCTGGACTCACTAGTCCGTATCCCAGTAACACGTGGTTTCAATATTACCCACACTTATGTCCTACCTTTCTTGGTAGGCTGACCGGGAAACCCACCCCTGGTTTCCAGTTCAGGGATCcttaaaataaaagtaaatgtCTGGCTCTGCCAAACCCCTGCTGTCTTCCTGGACCACACATACCACCACTGCCCTTAGCTCTTTCCCACAGCCTCTTCTTGGGCTCACTGCGTATTAGTGTCACTCTTTCCAGACCTCTTCCACAGGCTCATTGTCGCTAAAAGCTGTGTCATGTAGTAAAAGCCTTACTTACAACCCTCACAAAAAGGGACATAAGAGAGGCAAGTGGGGAAATGACTGAGGCAAAGTGCagtgaggagagagggaaaccACATGGAGAGGACTATGGGAATCCCACAACAAAAACAGCAGCACAATAGTTCATACCAATCTACCTCTGTGTAGCATCTGTGGCAATATGAGTTCCATCAGAACTAGAGCCATTATAACACAAGCCCCTCATGCAACTGCTGGCTGCCAAGATCAGTCTTACAGAGCCAACCTTTCCAAGTAGTCGTCTGGCTGTCCCCCAGTTGTCTGTAGGTTGGGTACTCAAGGAAGGGCTGAAAGAAGGAGGGCCTTGGCTTTGtatccaaagaattttttttctttacatgaAGCGGCAGACAGCACAATGGATAAGGCTGGTGCTTGCACTCCCCACAGATGGCTTTAATGAAATAAGGACAGGGAGTGTCTAATGAAAAGTTTGAGAGGGCTGTTAGAGAAATTAAAAGCAAGTTAATAATTTGCATGGCAAACTTATTAAGAAATGGAAATTAAAGCTGTAATTGAAAATTTTATGTAATTAAAATCattatgtggaaaaagtgaagtcCTGCTATAGATGTAATAAGAAGCACAGAAATTGTTCACACATGCTAGAGACAGTGTAGCTAATTAAATGTTCTCCATGCTTCGGTTCTCTCTAAAAACTAAATAGGTAATTAATGTTTATCTGGTGCCAGCTGCAGATTATTCCATGATTCCACTGTGCACAATATGAGTTTCCCACAACATTTGCATTGTTGCAACCGGTAGTTTCAGATATTCCCCTTAATATTAAGAAATAAAGCCAGAATAATAGTGACACTGAAATAATGCTGAATTAGCATCAGGACTCAtggtgctaggtgctatacaaacacatatGAAGGCAAGATACCTGCTCTAGAACACTTTGCTACAAGATGGTATGAGGCCTTGTGGATACTTTGGGAATGGGGATGGGAGAAAAATCTAACAGCTGAAGTGAGTGTGGTTGCTTGATTTGAAGTTAACAAATTCTGTTTCATGCTAGTGTCTATTTCATGCTATTTCATGGAAGAAAAGATATCTTTGTGAAAGGGTGTTCTCCTTTCCATGAGCGGGATAAGATACAATGGTGAATTTTGTGGTTAATTTGTGCCTGAGCTCTGACACTTCTGGACTGGCCATGTCACTAATGAAagtaaaaaattgcttgagccccagTACCGATTTCATTACAGATTAAGCACTGGATAAATTTATATGAGAATATAGACAGCAGGTACCATATACTTGTTTCCATCGTGCCTGCTGACATAGAGTTGCTTTAGATTCAAACACCAGCCCTACAGAAGTTTGGATTGCTGGGTATTGCTGGATTCCTGGGAACTCAGGGGCTcctctgggaaaaggaggagcaggggtgtctgctatttcttttttttaagtacaaaGAAGCTAGTTTTAAACAGACAAAGAGGAAGAGTAATGCCCTTGGTAAATGTTTTTCAGACAGTGTTTGTTTACAGTATCTGGTTCACTGACGAACAGACACATACgtacctcaaaaaaaaaaaaaaaaaggctccatGTCTTAGCATTCCTGGCCTTTTTGTAACTTTCATCATCTTTAACTTGTCCTAACTGTGGCTTCTTGTTCCAGGAATAAATGTTTTTTGGATGCTGCTGCATTGCTGGCTCAGGTTGCAGGATTTCTGGGTAGCCCAACTTGTACCTGTGTGAGGGATAATCCTCACCTACTTTTCAAAGCATTTTATTCTGGGACATAAAAATCCTCTCTTTTCCCCCTATGTTGCTATAGCCGCAGCACATAGCTAAGGAAATCATCTGCTACAGGCTGACCACCACGTCATGGCATGGGTTCAGTGTTCACAACCTTCAGGCTAGACTGCTGGGTTTATTTTCTGTCCTTCTTTGCTGTTTTGAGTGTCACAATGTGGTCTCCGATACAGTGATTTCTTCTCTCACAGCTTTCCAAATCTTAACTATGCCTGTACATCAGACCTTCGACACAGCAGGTGAAATCCTGTTGTCCTTACATGGTCACatctctcactgacttcagtgtgatTAGGTCTGGATAGTGGGATTTGTACTATCCAGTTTCACCCCAAATTAAGGGAAAAACATGACTGCAATTGATTGATTTGGTTGCTCTAAGACCACGTCCATTGGACACTCACAACACGTAGGCATCACACAGTGTGTATCAACACTAATATAAATTCAATACCAGTGCAGAAGCACTAGCAGCAGGTTAGAATTTAACTGCTCCACAAAAGCAGGGCCAGGGATCTCTTGTATTGTGAAGGAGTCACGACCTCATGTCAGTGTGATACCCACTAAGCCAGTAAATCAATACAGCTCTTTCTCCTGGCTTACTGCTACATTAGGATGCCCCTAACTAAACAGTCCTTTGATGTCAATCCTTTTATCAGCACAAAATGCACCCAGCTTCTGGTAACTGTACTATCACAAATTTGAAGCACATATGGCTTTGCAtaattcttttttccccctcagaaagctgtttcaaaaaaagtaaATTCTAATATCACACTAatatattgtatttttcaaaatccTCTGGGAAAATTGTATGGTATGTTCTCTGTACAGTCCACTTTTCTACCCACTCACTTCCATTTTCACAGGCATTAACCACCAGAGGCTCTAGTGAATAAATGATTCACATTCTAGTTGCATGGGGTTTCCATGGATTATAGCACACTTGTAACAGCGCATCTACTGCATAACTCCCTGGTAATGAGGCAGGTCTATATTTGCTCAGTAGCAGCACAACcagagacatttaaaaattgcATCCCCATCTGATGTCGTAaaagatgtatttatttaaaataaaaataatttaaactgaAAACCTACTGGTTGAATAAGACTGATTTTATCTGTTCATTACTGATTTCCAAGGAAGTTTACTACTTCTTTTATGTAGGACAATCCTCAATACAAATTATTATATACACAAACATTGAAATTTTTCAGGTCCCATAACATATAACACTTACCAGTTACATAGTACTGTTCATCTTCAAAGAATTCTGCTACTATGTACTAATTAATCCTCATAACATAGCTGAATGGTGAAGTGACTTTCTTCTGAGTTGGTCTCAGAGCCAGGATTAGATCACAGGAGATTTTGTCACTCACTTCTCTGCTGAGACTATGCCTTTCATATAAACAACTCCTGGCTGTTCTTCCCTAGGGAAATGCGGGCAAACAAATATAGATGAGGAGGAAAAGGCTTTGGCTGTAGGAGGAAACTTTTTTTGGTATTATGCTTATATATTGCATACATATGGCCATACTGATTTTATGGGAGCTAGGAAGAATTAGTATTTACAGGCTCTGGCTATTACTATTGCTGTATAATTTGCAAACATGTATTCTTCAGTGTCCATCATCTTTGCTTGTCTTTTCTCTTCTTGTGAGCAAGCTAGGTCTGAAGAGCAGAATTCTTGCCAATTACAATATCTTGTCCTTGCTGACAAGAACTGAGCAGAGGAAGGATAATGAGAAGTGCACTTGCAAACCAAACCACAGCTACTTGGCAGAAATTTTAGGGCAACACTCTTGATATTTTCCTTTCAAATAATTTCTGGAGACTAAACTCATGAACAAAAATGTTGACATAACTCCAGGATCTTCACAAACTATGACATAACTGTTATATAGCATTGCTTGGCGGGGGAAATCACTAACATTACAAATTATTACTATTGATTTATGAGCGTTAATAAAACGTGGAGAAACATGAAAATTAGTTATATACCAGACTCTTCAGCAGACTCATCCAATCTTGATTGAATCTAGAAAAGTTATCAAAGGGTTTTATCCCAAAGGAATAGGATTTATTCATAAATGGTGGACTAACATATTATAGGATGCTTGTGGTCATAGATACTACTAGCATTCGGATGCTACAATGATAAATGGAAGAAGAAAAACCTAGGATATTACTCTCTTGGTCTAAGAATTACTGTTAAtatatgttttcttttttgcctGGAAGATGTGCCCAAGTTCAGGAAAAACACATAGACCCAAGATATTTGGTTCTTCCCATCCTGGTTCTGGATTTATTTAAAATCTTACTTATACACTTGCAATTAGGGAGTCATAATCCAGAGCTGCTTTTTGGACACAAGTCCTCTTCAACGGAATTCCATGAAACATCTTCCTGTGCACAGTGTTATATATTACCATATTATTAAGATAGTCATTAAGGACGGTCACGGGCTGCACCTTTCACCACAAGCTGTCACTCTATCTCTATCCTAGGTCTGTAGACCCTCTCTAGATCAAGGAACCACAGCATCCTCTTTGTCACTCTGTCCTCTGGTCAGGTCACCACTCAGTGTTGCCCACCTTTGGGGTCACAAAGTCCCGTCTCCCTAGCAGTGCTAGACAATCTTTTTTCTCACTGTCCCATGGCGCCACTCACTCTGTGGTGACTAGGgcaacccgggcccaccctctactctgagttccagcccagggaccctcagCTCAGAAGTTCTGTCTCTTCCTCTTTCAGACCTTATTGCTCCTTCCATAAGGATTGCTTCCTATCGCACCTGGTTCCTCTTCTCCCTATGGtagacccgctccaaacccctcattgcGCTGGAGTGACTGCTGTCTGCCTTCCTGCGCCCCTTCCCAACAGCCCTTTTTACCGCTCTCAACTTCTGGGCTTTAGACAAACCCCTCCTGTTCCTTCACAGCTGAACATGCTTCCAGTTAGTTCCCTGCCCCTGTCTCTTCCTTCCCATGCATCCTGTGGAGTTAATAAGCCACTTTGGCCATCTTACCCCCTTCCCGCCTTGGGTGGGGTGGGCACCCCATCACAAGGCCCATTGGTGTGCTTTGTGCTGCACAGGACCTGTCCAAAAGAGTTTAtgacagagtgggagagggggcgagGTTCAAACGCACCTATGGGATGTAGGACCAGAAGTCCGACTGACTTTAAATccatagatttttttcctttctaaggCCCTTATTTTGCCCCCACTGAATTAAGCGGCAAAGCTCCCATTAATTTTCATGAATATAAAGCATAAAGGGGGACTTacctttgtatttatttttgtccATGAGATCAGACGCCTTACTTCTCCACTATGAAAGCAATGGCCCTTTTTGTTTCTTGGTGTTGTTTATGCCTTACAGATGGTAAATGGTTTGGGAACTGGCAGCCAAAGACACCGCTGCTTTCCCCCACCTGAGGTCATCACAGTTGTAATCGGCAGAGGTACTTAACTGAGTGTCCCTTTCTGTGTAAATGGGAGAGCAGGAAAGTTTTTATGACAGTCTCTCTGCTCTGGCTCAGGCTTTGTGCCTTAGTCAGCATACAGATTTAACCATAGGAGCACAAAGCTCAGACCTGCAAAGCCCAGAGCTTTGTGTGGAGAGAGAGGTTGAGGGCTGACAGTGTTTGAATGAGATCATGCATAAATATTATGGGTGAACCCTGTATTTTATGTTGCCATTTGAAGGGCCTTGGTGAGGCAGTTCATTTCCACAGAAACTAACTTTCATCTTTCCCTGGGAGTGCTCCACTCGCACTCAGCCCAAGACCCCACACAAACTCTACTCCTGTCTCAAAGGCCACTACCCTCTTCCTGTTCCCACACCACCCAGCTCTTGCTTTGCTCCTCCCACCCTGGATGCCTCCTGCCTgttccaaacagctgatcagtggcAGGCGGGAGACATGGGGGCCAGGAGGTGATTGGTGGGGCCcactgaacagctgatcagcgggTGACTGgtgagtgctcagcacccacttTTCCAAGGGCACTCCAGTCCCAGAGCAGTCAAAGATTCAGCACATTTCTACCATGGAGTTCAGTCCTATTTTTGTCATTCATCACCTAGCTTTGTCATCACTCCTGCTGATATCTCTCCTGAGGCACACAGCCTCTCCATACTTTACTTTGCACCCTGATGTTTGCAAAGAGCACATGCCAGGATCAAAAGAGCAAATGATTAAACATTTACACTAAAAAGAGCCATTTCCAATAGTCACCTCATAACGTGTGATCTTGACCTCGGTGTTTAGTTTTTGCAAATTAGAGGagtctgtgtgtgaaatttgGGCAGCTGGCGTAAATCAGGTGGATGACAGCAACTAATTGAGGATTGTATGGAAGTGGGGAATAGGATCAATTCCTAAACTATTAATTTCTAGGTATTCTAATGCTTGGGGGGGTTCACTAGCTGTTGAATTTTCATAAAGACTCATTTTGCTTTGGGGCATTAGCCTGACTCTTTTGAAACACATGTTCAGAATTACCTTTGTTCCGACTTCTTGTTTTTTCTAACCAGTAAATGTAGAATTGCCACGTGTACAGACACATGTCCATTCATTTTTGTGAGTGTGGCTTATACCACAGGCTGTGAAAATTTGGGCTTGTCTCTATCTTTCAGACACGAGTCACAAATATCTTCCTAGTGGTGTTTGACTAGTATTCACTCAACTTTTCAAGTCTATAGACAAAAAAGGTGAACTTTCAGTTTTCTACATGAAAGTATCTGTTTCTTGAATCCTTTTCTATTTGCTTCAATAGCTTTACTTAGAAATAATTTATTCTACATACTTATTCCACATACTTTGATTGAAATAGTTCTGCCTGAATTTTCCCTTCATTCTAAATTTTCTAGTTTTTAGTCTCTTGTTTTTTCCAGACCTCTTGTCACATCGAAGAGTTTCTCATTCTACTCATCAAACCTTTTCACAATTTGAATATTTTTCTTAGATCATCTTGAAGTATTCCCTCTGATTTTTGCTgatgaaaataaatgtattccCTTGTATCAAATGCTCTTAAATCAGGATTCATTCTGCTTGCCCTATTTCCAGAAAACTAGTACCCCGTAGGAGAAGCTGAGCCAAGCGAACCACACTCTTTCAGTCTAACCGAGAGTCTCAAACTCAGTTTACATTAGGGTCAGTGCCTGTCCTCAAATCCTGCTAGTGGGCCAGCAGGCACCCTTctctggcagggctctgggggatCTCCCTGCATTGTCtcacccacatctcccagtcCCTCCTGCCAGCCTACGTGttgtccccctccccacatcccctggccctgcctgctgcccctatGCAATTAAAACCCCTATCCAGGGTCCCCCGGAGCCACCACCAGTAGTGCAGCAGGGCACTGTGTCACTGTTGGCACATCTCCGTGACCCATGTGAGGTGTGTGCAGATCCATTCTGTCCATGTTCAGTGTGGCTGCCtcaggccctgtgctttggggacCCCGCAATGGCTGCCCCAACTGTCCTACTGATGAGATGATCCCCCATAATCAGATTAGCCCACAGGACCCTgggtgggctggggctggcagcaggggtcaggccctccctccctgagctcaCCATGGCAGTGGGAGCCACAGGGAAGTGGGTGATGTCAGGGTCTTTCTGTGGGGTCACCACTACCTCATCACTGTCCCCATTAAGCTAAGTTTTTGCAACAACCTTTTGTGATGTTGCTGGCACATCCACCCCTCCCTTGAAAAGCTGATGACCTTCCCCTAGCTAGCCCCTTGGGACTCATTACTGATCAGAATAAAGTGCCCTCAAATGAGCTACAAAGAAACAATTGCTCATAGTCATTATTCAGCAAGTATTTGAGAAGAATTAGCACATTAGAGAGAATCAGGAACTGCACAGAGACAATAACTGCAGAGAAGCAGCATAATCAAAGACATAATTGCTTGTGACTTATTTGTTTGGTCTTAAAGAGAAGAAAAGGACCTGAGTTCTCCCTCTCGGCCAATCATAATTGAGACTGAGAGCTTGGAGGTGAAGAGGTCTCAGCAGAAGTCTTAAAAGGATGGCCCAAGTCACCACTGGAGGAGATCATTCTCTGAGCATTAAAAGCAGGGCCAGTCATTTGTCCTTGACCTTGACTcattctttctccactgagggctacCCACCCCTCTCCTCATACTGTGCTGCCTAGTGCAGTAGACTGGGTGCTGACCTTGtctgtaaaagcgacgaggagtcctgtggcaccttatagactaactgacatgcatctgacgaagtgggtctttgcccacgaaagcttatgctcctacacttcagttagtctataaggtgccacaggactcctcgtcgcttttgcagattcagactaacacggctacccctctgatacttgaccttgtctgtgaagacagaggcaaaaatagcattgagtacttcagcttttcccacatcatctctaTGTAAGACAgcagtaggggtgtgtctagactgcaggcttctttcgaaagagcctctttcgaaagcatctttcgaaagaggctctttcgaaagagcgcgtctagactacaatgcgcggatcgaaagatcgatccgctattttgaaaaagagcgtccagactgccggacgctctttcgaaattgaaagccacccggaactgcttctgccagggcatgggggcagcatttccttccgggtgctgcctgcctgccctttgctgagacgcgtggtgagagggacactcctgaacacccgttgctctgctgctgcagctgcctttgctgtcccttgaggaatttggCAAGGCAtcgcagtgctgctttggagtgctcagcttcctgggacaccccagcagcttttttcttgtgaggtttttctgcttgcagacccttatttgtggcatggagccagagctgcccctgggcaggcgagggccccacaccaccatactgcagctgttgctgcatcttcgtgagacaatcatgaggctccttcccgagctggacccagaccagagggacgaggggttcccccatccggcagccacactgcccttgcctccgaactttttcgttgacaggcgtgtttggaggtttgacaccagctctgactggtgggaccggctcgtgatggagatctgggatgaccaagactggctacggaacttccgcatgagaaagaccactttccaggagctgtgtacctggctcgtccctgctctggaacggcaagacacccacctgcggcccgccatccccctggaaaagagggtcgccattgccctctggaagctggcaacccccgacagctaccgctccgtgggacaccaatttggagtggggagatctactgtcggggccgtcttgatggaggtaagtcattgtctggggacagtcacagtttggggtggggggaagggagactgtcaggaagggccaagtggagtgggagtgtgagtgggagggagctcctccactcaccctgaattgggggggggggttctgaggaggggattcccgggctgtttgtttgagagggaaggtgggcggtgggttctcctcctaagacataaggcaccccttctaacactttgttgtctgtcttgttctgcaggtggtgagggccatcaattcggagctgctcaacaggctcatctgtctaccggatctggacagcgtcatggccggctttgctgccctcggatTCCcaaattgcggaggagcgctcgatgggacacacattgccatccgtgcaccgccccatcgagcagcccaattcatcaatagaaagggctacttttctatggtcctccaggccctggtcgaccatcgtggacagttttcggacatttgtgttgggtggtcagagcgggcacacgatgcccgcatcttcaggaactcgtacctgtaccggaggcttcaggcaggaacttttttcccccatcgccagtttgcggttggggatgtgcacatgccggtgtgcatagtggctgatgccgcctatcccctgatgccgtggctgatgaagccctacaccggccagctggatgcgagcaaggagcagtttaatgctcgccttaaccgggctcgcaaccaggtggaatgtgcgtttggccgtttaaagggcagattccggtgcttgctcacacgcctcgacatgggggagaccaacatccccgaggtggtggccgcgtgttgcgtcctccataacctcgtggagaggaaaggggaggccttcctaccagggtgggggagagctgctgatgcccaggagaggctctttgcccagccccggacagctgccatccgccaggctcaccggtctgcagttggcatccgggaggccctccgggaccaattctccagtggaggccactgagtgcactgaggggcttctgcctggggactgggccctggcccccaatagaagcttccctccacaacccatctcctgacccagtttggacacatcacttacaccagggtgtgtttcaaaataaaatgttctctacttatttataattttgtacatataatcaaacaatgtggcaaaataacaaaaattttcttcatttttgttgtggccaaactatatacaataaacaaacagtgcctttaaccctttgtttgtgctttaactggggtgatgggggtgactgaaacctggaggggggaaggggcctggaaacctggagggggaaggggatcaggttgaacggggcttggctgatttccctttcctggctgggcctcgtgtttggggtgctccccggctacgggatcgggtgatgcacctgtcggttggctggctgctggggggctcttgggacgtggaagcctgggggagaggagggccagggggagagaggggctggggagctgggggggctgggtgagagggaggtccaaggggggaaagggctgctgttgtggaaggggggtttggtggggtggggtcatggggtgctggaggagcaggaccaggcacagcagcaggcaagccgctgacctccctcagggtggcgtacagcaccgtgcgctgcaggaccagctcattcatgagccgatcacgccaccgctcctctgcctccgccctctggagcaggatggcattctgctcctgcacagcctcgacgtgctgccggaggatgtcggcgtagacacgcctgtgtctgcggctcccatgtctccgaggtggagatggagatggaggtggggctggggtgctgcggccctcttccacggctggtccggctgtggaggaaaagaagaagacacaatcagtcctataaactggactctgtagcacttacaatactaacaggatggtttatttggggatgagctttccagggccagacctacttcctcagatcagagtaacacggctacatttctatcacaatcagtcatgtgtgcaacagctgtccaaaagggcatgccctctcccttgagacaggggaagcagacattgtgaaggtcacactgtgtgtgtgtgtgtgacctgggcatcagcctgagcatgacaggtttcccttgtgcatcacccactgtgcacccacccacctacctcctccccccccgggtgtgacacaaactcactgtactcacctgctgcttcctctcccgtgccagatgacgcctgggaggcctccgaggtctgggtgactggctccagggtgagggtcgccgtctcctcggtgtcctcctcctctgggcccatgtccccgtctccagactgctgtagctcccgctctggagcgtccaccacggggtctgccaatccagactggacgaaccgccgtggtgtgcgtgcttctgcactgccacccaggatctggtccagctctgagtagtaggggcagtagtggggggctgccccagaccgggagctctcctccctggctttggcgtagccctgccgcagctccttcactttggagcgcacctggtcctgggtgcgggggtagtggcccttctgggccagggcttcagccatgcggccataaatttcggcatttcgccggcggcttttgagggcctgtaaggcctcctcctctccccacagctccagcaggctctttatctctgcgctggaccaggatggtgcccggcgcttggagcccttggctgggtccccagaaggctcggaggaagggccaggacgctcttggggctgtgacatgctgcagcaaggtcaccgtgtgctctggctccttgtctgcaacaagtggctgtgagggtgcgcctgtccctttaaggaatggctgcagccaggaaccacagacatgcaacccatggcccagattgtccaccagggcttgttcctggaggccaataatttcgaaagataGGGCTctccccgtccagactcacgttctttcgacggatctccctcgaaaaaggcgttcttcctcgtgaaacgaggtttaccgctgtcgaaagaaaagccgtgttctttcgatttaatttcgaaagaacgcggcttgagtctggacgcaggggaagttctttcgaaaaaaggctactttttttgaaagaacccgagtgtggacacagcctaggattgCATAGACAgcagatcttccctcttatcttccctgcctgtccttcctgaacagtttatacccttccatgacaatgCTCCAATCATTTgcgtcatcccaccaagtctccattattccaatcatagttctttgactctGCCaggacttccagttcttcctgcttgtttcccaggcttctttcaTTTGgaatagaaaagggaaaaaagaagagaaagagggaggggaggaggaaaaaggaaaCCTAAAAGGACAAACCCTCAATGTCCCCAGTGATTCTGCATGACAAAGCCCTTGGTAGGAAAGAAATCAAATCACCTTAACCTAGTGATTTCTATGCCTAGAATTCAGCTGGTATCAGGTGGATCAGATCGGACAAATTCCAAACTCTctgaggctcttaccttctgaacAGGGACTTCAAAATCAATAatagggaaggagaaaactccaACAAGTTTCCTCCTCATACT
The DNA window shown above is from Pelodiscus sinensis isolate JC-2024 chromosome 2, ASM4963464v1, whole genome shotgun sequence and carries:
- the LOC142826990 gene encoding uncharacterized protein LOC142826990, with product MSQPQERPGPSSEPSGDPAKGSKRRAPSWSSAEIKSLLELWGEEEALQALKSRRRNAEIYGRMAEALAQKGHYPRTQDQVRSKVKELRQGYAKAREESSRSGAAPHYCPYYSELDQILGGSAEARTPRRFVQSGLADPVVDAPERELQQSGDGDMGPEEEDTEETATLTLEPVTQTSEASQASSGTGEEAAAGPAVEEGRSTPAPPPSPSPPRRHGSRRHRRVYADILRQHVEAVQEQNAILLQRAEAEERWRDRLMNELVLQRTVLYATLREVSGLPAAVPGPAPPAPHDPTPPNPPSTTAALSPLGPPSHPAPPAPQPLSPPGPPLPQASTSQEPPSSQPTDRCITRSRSRGAPQTRGPARKGKSAKPRST